In Veillonellales bacterium, a single genomic region encodes these proteins:
- the tnpA gene encoding IS200/IS605 family transposase, with product MDDVKSLSHSKWRCKYHIVFAPKYRRQIVYGKIKADIGKILRDLCNRKGVEIIEAECCSNHIHMLVAIPPHLS from the coding sequence ATGGATGACGTGAAAAGTTTATCACATAGCAAGTGGAGATGTAAATATCATATAGTATTTGCCCCCAAATATCGTCGGCAAATAGTATATGGAAAAATTAAGGCAGATATTGGGAAGATTTTGAGAGATTTGTGTAATCGCAAAGGAGTAGAAATCATAGAGGCAGAATGTTGTTCGAATCATATCCATATGTTAGTAGCAATTCCACCCCATTTAAGC